A stretch of the Vitis riparia cultivar Riparia Gloire de Montpellier isolate 1030 chromosome 13, EGFV_Vit.rip_1.0, whole genome shotgun sequence genome encodes the following:
- the LOC117928967 gene encoding U-box domain-containing protein 44-like, whose protein sequence is MGSKTKTFSELLAERQASAGEVASLSKDSETEQEILAEFASLVAKFGPILDDLRENKVMDTPSIREAVESLEKELGRARGLMKSPNPKISVKQIEELTRGLGRSLGLVLSASLDFLSVDVKEKIGALHKEMMKAKFDTSSIPDREESEFDRETEFVNEFGVEDEIVEEMNAKFDTSSSPDSEESEFDRETEFVNEFGVEDEIVEEMNAKFDTSSSPNREESEFDRETEFVNEFGVEDEIAEEVAEVEEVEEIEEIEEEIINLDIDDVVLQLKYGNDEEFKFALSGLRSLIRDQMVDDEWINDEGVVLILSNRLGSSKPNNRLTIIQMLRNLVENAKNKEKLADPNSLSTIVKSLTRDVEERREAVGLLLDLSDLPAVHRRIGRIQGCIVMLVAILNGEDPVASRDAGKLLSALSSNTQNALHMAEAGYFKPLVHYLKEGSDMSKILMATALSRMEITDQSRGSLGKDGAIEPLVKMFNAGKLESKLSALSALQNLSMLTENIQLLISSGIVVALLQLLFSVTSVLMTLREPASAILARIAQSESILVNQDVAQQMLSLLNLSSPVIQYHLLQALNSIAAHSSASKVRNKMKENGAIQLLLPFLSETNTKTRTCALNLLYTLSKYLPAEFTEQLSETHLNIIVNIISLSTSDSEKAAAVGILSNLPVNDKKATDTLKRANLLPILVSIMSSFPATSTPTTCWLVESIAGVFIRFTVPSDKKLQLFSAEHGVIPLLVKLLSSGSPVAKCRAATSLAQLSQNSLSLLKSRSSRWFCVPPSVDAYCEIHDGFCFVKSTFCLLKAGAISHLVQILEGDEREGDEAALSALATLAQDEIWEHGINCITKISGAQPIIKVLELGTVKAQEKALWILERIFRVEAHRVQYGESAQVVLIDLAQKGDPKLKSTIAKLLAQLELLQAQSSYF, encoded by the exons ATGGGGAGCAAAACTAAGACGTTCTCGGAGCTTTTGGCGGAGCGACAGGCGTCGGCCGGCGAGGTTGCGTCTCTGTCAAAGGACTCTGAGACGGAGCAGGAAATTTTGGCTGAATTTGCATCTCTGGTTGCGAAGTTCGGACCGATTCTCGATGATTTGAGGGAGAACAAGGTCATGGACACGCCTTCGATTCGAGAAGCGGTGGAGTCGCTGGAGAAAGAGCTTGGTCGAGCTAGGGGTTTGATGAAAAGCCCTAACCCCAAAATATCGGTTAAGCAAATCGAGGAATTGACTCGAGGTCTGGGGCGATCTCTGGGCCTGGTTCTGTCTGCTAGTCTTGATTTTTTGTCAGTAGATGTTAAAGAAAAGATTGGAGCATTGCATAAGGAAATGATGAAGGCAAAATTTGATACGAGCTCCATCCCCGACCGCGAAGAATCTGAGTTTGATCGCGAAACAGAATTTGTAAATGAGTTCGGAGTAGAagacgagatagtggaggagaTGAATGCAAAATTTGATACGAGCTCGAGCCCCGACAGCGAAGAATCTGAGTTTGATCGCGAAACAGAATTTGTAAATGAGTTCGGAGTAGAagacgagatagtggaggagaTGAATGCAAAATTTGATACGAGCTCGAGCCCCAACCGCGAAGAATCTGAGTTTGATCGCGAAACAGAATTTGTAAATGAGTTCGGAGTAGAAGACGAGATAGCGGAGGAGGTGgcggaggtggaggaggtggaggagATAGAAGAGATAGAGGAGGAGATTATCAATCTTGACATCGATGATGTTGTGCTACAATTGAAGTATGGTAATGATGAAGAATTCAAATTCGCACTTTCTGGATTGAGGTCACTCATTAGGGACCAAAtggtggatgatgaatggattaACGATGAAGGGGTTGTTCTAATCCTATCCAATAGATTGGGTTCGAGCAAGCCAAACAATAGGTTGACTATAATTCAAATGCTGCGCAACCTTGTGGAGAATGCTAAAAACAAG GAGAAGTTGGCAGACCCAAATTCATTGTCAACCATTGTGAAATCTTTGACTCGGGATGTCGAGGAGCGGAGGGAGGCTGTGGGGCTGTTGCTTGACCTCTCAGACCTTCCTGCAGTTCATAGGCGGATTGGTAGAATTCAAGGGTGTATTGTCATGTTGGTTGCGATTCTTAATGGAGAAGATCCAGTTGCTTCACGTGATGCAGGGAAGTTGTTAAGCGCATTATCTAGTAATACTCAGAATGCTCTTCATATGGCTGAGGCTGGGTACTTTAAGCCATTAGTGCATTACTTAAAGGAAG GTTCTGACATGAGTAAAATTCTCATGGCAACAGCACTTTCAAGAATGGAGATCACAGATCAAAGCAGAGGTTCCCTTGGCAAAGATGGGGCAATTGAACCCCTTGTGAAAATGTTTAATGCTGGGAAGCTTGAATCCAAGTTATCTGCTTTAAGCGCATTGCAAAATTTGTCCATGTTGACTGAGAACATCCAACTTTTGATCAGTTCAGGGATCGTAGTTGCTTTGCTTCAGCTCCTTTTCTCTGTCACATCTGTGCTCATGACACTTCGGGAGCCAGCATCTGCTATTCTGGCAAGGATAGCTCAGTCCGAATCTATTCTTGTCAACCAAGATGTGGCTCAACAAATGCTCTCACTTCTAAACCTGTCCAGTCCTGTAATTCAATATCACCTCTTACAGGCACTGAATAGCATCGCTGCTCATTCCAGTGCGTCCAaagttagaaataaaatgaaggaaaatggtgCAATTCAGCTTCTCCTCCCCTTCCTGAGTGAAACCAACACTAAGACCAGAACTTGTGCTTTGAATTTACTATACACTCTCTCCAAATATTTACCAGCTGAGTTCACAGAGCAGCTCAGTGAGACCCATCTcaatattattgtaaatattaTCTCATTATCAACATCTGATAGTGAAAAGGCTGCTGCTGTTGGCATACTGAGCAATCTCCCAGTTAATGACAAAAAAGCGACAGATACTCTTAAGAGGGCAAATTTGTTGCCAATTTTGGTCTCCATAATGAGTTCCTTCCCTGCAACTTCAACCCCCACAACCTGCTGGTTAGTGGAGAGCATTGCAGGTGTATTCATTCGGTTTACAGTTCCTTCTGATAAGAAATTGCAACTTTTTTCAGCAGAACATGGAGTAATACCTTTGCTTGTGAAGTTGCTTTCAAGTGGATCACCAGTTGCTAAATGTAGAGCTGCAACTTCACTAGCTCAGCTGTCACAGAATTCATTATCTCTTCTGAAGTCCAGATCATCGAGATGGTTTTGTGTTCCTCCTTCTGTCGATGCATATTGTGAAATTCACGATGGTTTCTGCTTTGTCAAAAGTACATTTTGTTTACTTAAGGCAGGTGCTATTTCTCACTTGGTCCAAATCTTGGAAGGTGATGAGAGAGAAGGAGATGAAGCTGCTCTCAGTGCTCTTGCAACTCTTGCCCAGGATGAAATTTGGGAACATGGAATCAATTGCATTACCAAAATATCAGGCGCTCAGCCTATTATAAAGGTTTTGGAATTGGGGACTGTCAAAGCTCAAGAAAAGGCACTGTGGATACTAGAGAGGATTTTTAGGGTTGAGGCTCACAGGGTACAGTATGGTGAATCTGCTCAGGTAGTGCTCATTGATCTGGCACAGAAGGGCGATCCCAAATTGAAATCAACAATTGCTAAGTTACTGGCACAACTTGAGCTCTTGCAAGCCCAATCTAGTTACTTTTGA